DNA sequence from the Pseudophryne corroboree isolate aPseCor3 chromosome 6, aPseCor3.hap2, whole genome shotgun sequence genome:
CTGTCTTGAGTAGATTTAAGAAGCTGGTAGTGTCCTTGAGGTAGTTTGGTTGCGCCAGGATGAGCGGCTGCAATATACTGTCCAGAAAAATGGAGATCGGCTGATAAAGTGCTTTGTGCGCAGAAATTatcggcctgccgggaggatgatcTAAACTCTTATGTATTTTGGGGACCAGAAATAACAGGGGGACCACAGGGAAATCTTGTTTGAGCGCTTTGCATAGTTTGCTGGTTATTAACCCGGTATTGAATGCTGAATCAAGGATGTTATCCACTTCAATTTTGAATTGTTTGGTTGGATCCGCAGTCAGTGCTTCATAAACTGATGTATCACCCAGCTGGCGGTATGCTTCCTGTTTATAGTCGCTTAAATTCATAATGACTataccaccccccttgtctgcggggcggacCACTATATCCTTGTAGGTGGCAAGTTGCTTTAGGGCTTTGAATTCAGAGCGTGACATGTTGCGATGATGACTCTGATTAGCCTGGGTGTACTTCATCAAGGAATCGTCCAGTAACCGTGTAAAGGTTTTTATTGATGGATTGGACGATGGTGGATCAAACTTGGAGCTGCGGGTGGAGTTAATGAAGGACTGGTGCGGTTCTGAAGTGGTGACTGGAACTTGATCTTGAAAGTGCTCTTGTAAGCGGAGTTTGCGAGTGAATTTGTGTAGATCAATTTGCCAGGTCAGTTCATCAAATTCATTTGTAgggacaaatgagagtccacgatttAATACTTTAATTTCCAATGGGGTGAGTTCTCGATCAGAAAGATTGTAGGTGGTATCTACTTCTTGTTTCTGGAGCCTTTTGTTTTGttgtcccctgcgggtgggcgccctctggTTTTTGTGCCTGCTTCTGTGGCAGGCTTTGCCCCTAAAGGGGGATCCTGGGCTTCTGGGGGACCTTCTGAGTCGGCTAAGACGAAATCGCTGTCGCTATTGGAGGTGGCATTGCCTTTCTGCCTCTCCTCCCTTCTTCTACGCCAGCTGAATCTCGATCGGTGGTTATAAGGCTTATGTTCACCGGGTTCCCCCCCGGAAAGCCATCGATAAACTCGATTAGTTTCATAATCCTCCTGGACTGTCAATAATTTGACCCGTTTGAATTTGATCAATTCTTTTTTGTGATTGTCGCAGGCCATTTGTAGTTTCTTGATAGATGCTTGATTGCTATCAGAAGTGAGTAGTGTATGGTGTTCCTGTTCAAAAGACTGAATTTTATCACGGGTGATTTTCAATTCCCTGCCGGCTTCCTCTACCACCAGCAGCATGAGATCCATGCTGCATTTGTTGAGGATGCCGGTCCAGCGTTCGCAGAACTCTACGTTAAATCTTCCAATTGTAGGAACGTTGCGAATGCGAAATCCTCTGGGTATTATTTTTTCGCGATAGTAGTTGGACAGGGAGATCCCGTGCATCAAATAGTCCACTTCTCTTTTTTTCAATTTGAGCAATTGATGATAGATGTCGTCCATGCAGAGTTACTCATCAGCAGCAGTGAGTCCCTCGGTAAATAGCAATCGGTCAGCATCTGCATTTGTGAAGCTATATAATTTGGCCTGGTTACTGGCTGCTGCTCCGCGAGCTGTTGCTTGTGACATCTTGTGCCAGGATCACTTTTTAATCACAGGTCTGAAATAAAAGTGCAAAATTGTGGAGTGTTCCACTGTGTAGAAACGTTTCTTCCTGTTAAAGTGCAGGTGGTGATAAAGTGCTGGGGTGCAAAAAAGGGCTGGGTTGACCTTTAGTGGATTGTGCTCATCATGAGGTAAACGGatatgtttgtatttaaaaagtctTACGATGTTTGGAAGTTCGGGGGTGCCTTATCCCAGGTGGACAGTAGCACACATAGGTGCTGAAGTCCTATGGatacttgcaattgtcggatcggcactctcctagcgatggatatgttgctcaggtgccatctggaggaattaatgcaggtagcaaactgtgtaacaaacagcggcactcagagactgacacagcgtgaataaagtgctggtgcttttaattcatggctggtaactccaacgtttcggggcacgcaagcccctttttcaaggtgagccaaatacaaagtgtgaaaacagtgcaaaacatttacctttatggtgaggaggacccacgtgtgggaaggtgtgcagcgtcctggggagcctggagcttccgccctggatgtggtgacgTGTCAATGCCCCGGTCACGTGACACGCTGGAGGTCACGTGAAGAAGATAATTTCTAGctatagagtatcacatatctattATCTTATCCCCGTGTGATTCATTGATGTTTTAACGGCTATCATAATAGTTATGAAGCCGAACTCTGATGAGCACAACAGACATAATACATGCCTTACTGTTTTGACTTTATTTTTTCAATGTACCCGATATATTTCCCAAATACAGAACGCGTGTATTGGAACAGCAAATGTCCCGCACACATCCGCCTTCAGATAGGAAGAGGAATATTCAAAATCGACCAATGAGTGTGGACCAGATTTCGGCGGGACAAAACAAAATCACCCCAATGCCTTGCCGCTCCTGACTAGTCACTGTAAAGGCTAAAAGTTGCCTGGCTCCCGGGCTCGGTCTGCGTGCCAGCTCTGCGCTTcggtctctcctctccctctcatccagTCCCGATCCGGAACACTGCTGCTCAGCCGCCCCTGTATCTCTGTTATTCTGCGGAGCAAGGCAGGCATGTGTGCCTGAGCAAGCATTGTATGATCACCAAGCTCTCGGAAACGGGTGTCTAAGAATGGATTGGGTAGAATATACCTGCACTGATACCGGAGTTTGCATCCTGCTGTTAAGGTGCGATGATACAGTAACAGTAGCACACTACACAGGGCATCTTGAGAGACCAACGACCCTGTAGCATCTGTGATCATCAGGGTGATAGTAACACAATTGCTGCAATCTAATGATACTGTGTAACATTTCAATGAGACACAATCATTCTCTAGTTCTGCAGAAACTACACGGTCGGTCACTGCTCTATGGATTGCTTTTTCTAAGCACTAACGGCGACATCTGCTACATAATGCCTATCTATTACCCCGATTTACAGTTTCAGCCCGATTAGAGAGAGAGGTGGGTGGCTcttaaaagagcctttgtgttgatgGATCGGAGAAGGAAGGGAAACTACTTGGCGCTGGTGTACTTGGTGACGgccttggtgccctcggacacggcgtgcttggccaactctcccggcagcagcaggcgtacggcggtctggatctcccgggaggtgatggtggagcgcttgttgtagtgagccaggcgggaagcttcccccgcaatgcgctcaaagatgtcattgacaaaggagttcatgatgcccatagccttggaggagatgccggtgtcagggtgcacctgcttcagcaccttgtagacgtaaatggcgtaactctccttcctgctcttTCTACGCTTCTTCCCATCCTTCTTCTGGGTCTTGGTTACGGCTTTCTTTGAGCCTTTCTTGGGCGCCGGCGCAGACTTTGCTGGATCAGGCATTTTCACCACTCACTTCTTGTACACAAAGCAGAGAGAATCTGTGCCGTACACCGCCCGGCTTTGCTCTATTTATAGGCATCTTATGCAAATGAGGCTTCGCCGCTTCTGGTAACACTATAGGGTAGAAGTGTCACGTGACGCTGAGTGGTAGCTAACCCCCCACACTACATATTGCGGATTGGTCTGTGGATAAACTTGAGCTGCATTGGTTCATTTGTAAGCAAACCAATCACAGAGCACGCGGTCGATCCTCtctgagtgtatatataggaggaggGCGGTATTACAGGCTCACATTTCCTCTCAGTTTGTTAGAAGAAATTCTTAGCTTTGTGAACTGAACATGTCCGGCAGAGGCAAACAAGGCGGCAAGACCCGGGCTAAGGCCAAGACTCGCTCATCCCGGGCCGGTCTCCAGTTCCCAGTCGGTCGCGTTCACCGTCTGCTGAGGAAAGGAAACTATGCTGAGCGAGTGGGAGCCGGTGCCCCGGTCTATCTGGCCGCGGTGCTGGAGTATCTGACGGCTGAGATCCTGGAGCTCGCCGGAAACGCCGCCCGCGACAACAAGAAGACCCGCATCatcccccgccacctgcagctggctgtgcgcaacgacgaagagctcaacaagctgctcggtggggtgaccatcgcccagggaggcgtcctgcccaacatccaggccgtgctgctgcccaagaagaccGAGAGCCACAAACCGGCCAAGAGCAAGTAATGCGAGGCTGGCAGCTTCCACCACAGAAACGATATGTACCCGGCacacaacacaaaggctcttttcagagccacccacgtcTTCCCAGGAGAGCTGTGTGTACTGCCATTGCTTGTGTTGTAGCGATATCTGACGGGCTAGCCGCGCTTTCATCTCCACATCCCGTCCATACAACCGCTAAAGCTATAGACGCTCCCTTACCCTTTAGGAGCCCTGGTCAGTTGTGGTGAAATCTAACGATAGTCTGAATATTCCCTTTGCAATAACTGCATGCTGCAAATGAGGCCCCTTCCGCTTATAGGAGTGGGAAGCTGATCCGTATAAAGTATATAGAGGGAGAAACCATATTCTCTGTGTGACGTAACAAAGCCAGGATGAAAACAGCTGCATGAAATAAAAGTATTTggtcattgaaaaaaaaaatatgagaCTATCCTCTTAGTATCCCTGCTGAAGAAAACAATTTTACAAGGGAATCTAGGCGGAACACTAGTAACGATGTACTGTCGGTGAACCAGTCCGGCCAAATATTTAGTTATTTTTGATAGTTAAGCAAGCCCCAAAGTGAATAAAGGGAtgttatcattgtattatatatatttaagatgAACAGATTTGGCCTGTCCTTTAAAGCCGCTATAGGTGGAGAGCGGAGGATTCATCCGC
Encoded proteins:
- the LOC134936480 gene encoding histone H2A type 1-like; its protein translation is MSGRGKQGGKTRAKAKTRSSRAGLQFPVGRVHRLLRKGNYAERVGAGAPVYLAAVLEYLTAEILELAGNAARDNKKTRIIPRHLQLAVRNDEELNKLLGGVTIAQGGVLPNIQAVLLPKKTESHKPAKSK